In a single window of the Pseudohongiella acticola genome:
- the fliN gene encoding flagellar motor switch protein FliN: MADEWAAAMEDDKQPGKDVAGSSTNESKSGSPDLDVILDIPVRISMEVGSTAITIRNLLQLNQGSVIELDRLAGEPLDVLVNGTLIAHGEVVVVNDKFGIRMTDVISPSERIKKLR, from the coding sequence ATGGCCGACGAATGGGCGGCAGCAATGGAAGACGACAAACAACCGGGCAAGGATGTGGCTGGTAGCAGCACAAATGAGAGCAAATCAGGTTCACCGGACCTCGACGTCATTCTGGATATTCCCGTCCGTATTTCCATGGAGGTTGGCAGTACTGCGATCACCATCCGAAACCTGCTGCAATTGAATCAGGGCTCGGTGATCGAGCTTGACCGGCTGGCGGGCGAGCCACTTGATGTTCTGGTTAACGGGACGCTGATTGCGCACGGTGAAGTTGTTGTGGTCAATGACAAGTTCGGCATTCGTATGACAGACGTGATCAGCCCGTCAGAGCGCATCAAGAAGCTACGTTAA
- the fliM gene encoding flagellar motor switch protein FliM — MQDLLSQDEIDALLHGVDDGAVETDLDDDPASVRSYDLTSQDRIVRGRMPTLEMINERFARYTRISLFNLLRRTADVSLGGVQITKFGEYLHTLYVPTSLNLVKFRPLRGTALIVLDAKLVFKLVDNYFGGDGRHAKIEGREFTPTELRVVQMVLNQVFLDLGEAWRNVYKLEFDHLRSEVNPSMANIVSPSEVVVVSSFHIELDGGGGDIHVTQPYAMIEPIRDLLDAGMQSDVDEHDERWGKALKEQIKDATVEFSCNLFDRKITLRDVVDLEAGDVIPVEMPETIVLKANGIPMFETRLGTSNGNLALTVEGVHREREA, encoded by the coding sequence ATGCAGGACCTGTTATCGCAAGACGAAATTGATGCGCTATTACATGGTGTCGATGATGGTGCCGTTGAGACTGATCTGGACGATGATCCGGCGTCGGTACGATCCTATGATCTGACCAGTCAGGATCGAATTGTGCGTGGTCGTATGCCCACGCTGGAAATGATCAATGAACGTTTTGCCCGGTATACCCGGATCAGTCTGTTCAATCTGCTGCGCAGGACCGCCGACGTTTCCCTGGGCGGGGTACAAATTACCAAGTTTGGTGAATACCTGCATACGCTTTATGTCCCTACCAGTCTAAACCTGGTGAAGTTCAGGCCACTGCGCGGCACCGCCTTGATCGTGCTGGATGCCAAGCTGGTGTTCAAACTGGTGGATAACTATTTTGGTGGCGATGGTCGTCACGCAAAAATCGAAGGTCGCGAGTTTACGCCGACTGAACTACGGGTAGTGCAGATGGTGCTTAATCAGGTCTTCCTTGATCTTGGCGAAGCATGGCGGAATGTATACAAGCTTGAATTTGATCACCTGCGCTCTGAGGTCAACCCATCGATGGCCAATATTGTGAGTCCCAGCGAGGTCGTTGTGGTCAGTAGTTTTCACATCGAACTCGATGGTGGTGGTGGTGACATTCACGTGACGCAACCCTATGCCATGATCGAACCCATCCGTGATCTGCTCGATGCCGGTATGCAAAGTGACGTTGATGAACATGACGAGCGTTGGGGCAAAGCTCTGAAAGAACAGATCAAGGATGCAACCGTTGAATTCAGTTGTAACCTGTTCGATAGAAAGATAACCCTTCGTGATGTGGTTGATCTGGAGGCCGGCGATGTTATCCCCGTTGAAATGCCGGAAACCATCGTACTGAAGGCGAACGGTATTCCCATGTTCGAAACCCGGCTGGGAACCTCCAATGGAAATCTGGCACTAACCGTCGAAGGCGTACATCGCGAGCGCGAAGCGTAA
- a CDS encoding flagellar basal body-associated FliL family protein has translation MADDDEEAVPVANKSKKLLFIGIIAVVLLAAAGGGAWFFLFSGGEEVVVDPDAPPPVAPREPVQYMELSPAFIVNFPHQGRQRFMQATVTIMARDAEALQAVTQHMPVIRHNLINLLSAQLILVFEDPAGIERLRQMATDEVNQVLQREIGRDGIEQLLFTNFVMQ, from the coding sequence ATGGCCGATGATGATGAAGAAGCCGTTCCGGTTGCGAATAAAAGTAAAAAATTACTGTTCATAGGCATCATTGCTGTTGTGCTGTTGGCCGCTGCGGGCGGCGGGGCATGGTTCTTTCTGTTCAGCGGTGGCGAAGAAGTTGTTGTTGACCCCGATGCGCCCCCGCCGGTGGCGCCGCGTGAGCCTGTGCAGTATATGGAGTTGTCACCTGCATTTATCGTCAATTTTCCTCATCAGGGTCGACAACGTTTCATGCAGGCGACAGTGACGATCATGGCGCGTGATGCTGAGGCGCTGCAGGCAGTTACGCAGCACATGCCTGTGATCAGGCATAACCTGATCAACCTGCTTAGCGCCCAACTGATTCTGGTGTTTGAAGATCCGGCCGGCATCGAGCGGCTGCGACAGATGGCGACCGACGAAGTCAATCAGGTGCTGCAGCGTGAGATTGGTCGCGACGGCATTGAGCAATTGCTGTTTACCAACTTCGTGATGCAATAG